Proteins from a genomic interval of Rubinisphaera italica:
- a CDS encoding DUF1963 domain-containing protein: MTRVGGTPFLPKRIPWPKVNDTVTQFLCQFDFRDSRNLTGQTVSRELPGDLLLVFVADQEAVLTADMEKLRFIWVSADERDEDILTASDMPEPTHAFEFTTAWGVRFRTVDVPSKWDAAYDSYDEVSRVRTWMLPVYWATKIGGVPYHSQEIQRTTPPDYLCQLTSIQVSAKTKWPWVNEEAPMHLRPREDGIHDKKNCLMIGDMGEFTLYLSKNGEISVEAACG; this comes from the coding sequence ATGACTCGTGTGGGAGGCACACCTTTTCTCCCAAAGCGAATTCCATGGCCAAAGGTCAATGACACGGTTACACAATTTCTTTGTCAATTTGATTTTCGTGACAGTCGCAATCTTACGGGACAGACTGTGTCTCGAGAGTTACCTGGCGACTTATTACTGGTTTTCGTCGCGGATCAGGAGGCGGTTCTTACCGCTGATATGGAGAAGCTACGATTCATCTGGGTATCAGCCGATGAACGAGATGAAGATATTTTGACTGCCTCGGACATGCCAGAGCCGACTCATGCTTTTGAATTTACTACTGCCTGGGGTGTTCGATTTCGAACTGTAGATGTGCCGTCCAAATGGGACGCCGCATATGACTCCTATGACGAAGTAAGTCGGGTTCGTACCTGGATGCTCCCCGTTTACTGGGCGACGAAAATTGGGGGAGTGCCCTATCACTCTCAAGAAATTCAACGGACCACTCCGCCAGATTATCTTTGCCAACTTACTTCCATCCAAGTCAGTGCTAAAACCAAATGGCCCTGGGTCAATGAAGAGGCTCCAATGCACCTTAGACCTAGAGAAGACGGGATTCATGACAAGAAAAACTGTCTCATGATCGGTGACATGGGAGAGTTCACATTGTATTTGAGTAAGAATGGAGAGATTTCAGTGGAAGCAGCATGTGGATGA
- a CDS encoding HEAT repeat domain-containing protein, which produces MWNTLKPTQIDTLVADELCRSSILGLASFHRNGYVRHEAIRLLTRIHDGSELPYLLIRQNDWVEPISTEAISAIRDRLKEEYLPHFVRNLPLVVHLLELGRHDHVSVVEQIIEMLLQPECREILTGVIQASGRAVRRNVVKLSLNLPGDHRRQIIEQGLTSEDTVLRIWCAREVHSIDSGENLKERLIQIKQDPFMPIRRVGFRLEANEFPESEQEIWTEALLDHNASIRELAQFQLRKLGFLNSAQIYREALNMRPDYVAALAGLGETGDSSDLPTVRLYLDAKIPYHRRTALRAFAKLGGVSVLEELIDRFQDDSPQVVREVKRQLQEYLHMIDGSRLLAIIKQDCRPHVRKNAIELIFEMSKWRSIPWLIRSLDCGDRSTEEQAENFIEAWFSPPRCNKVFTRPSDSEQQAIEQAINKVGSQIDKTLFEQLHDWLES; this is translated from the coding sequence ATGTGGAATACTCTAAAACCAACACAGATCGATACTCTTGTTGCAGATGAATTGTGCCGTTCCTCAATTCTTGGGTTGGCGAGTTTTCACCGGAATGGTTATGTCAGACATGAAGCGATTCGGCTTCTCACCAGAATCCATGATGGCAGCGAGTTACCATATCTCCTGATTCGACAGAATGATTGGGTTGAGCCGATCAGCACAGAAGCAATTTCTGCTATCAGAGACCGGCTCAAAGAGGAATACCTACCACACTTCGTTCGTAACTTACCCTTGGTGGTGCATTTGCTTGAACTTGGTCGCCACGACCATGTATCTGTCGTAGAACAGATCATTGAGATGCTCCTCCAACCAGAATGTCGAGAGATATTGACAGGGGTCATTCAGGCTTCAGGTCGTGCAGTTCGCAGGAATGTCGTCAAACTGTCCCTCAATCTTCCCGGTGATCATCGTAGGCAGATTATAGAACAGGGATTAACCTCTGAAGACACAGTTCTGCGTATCTGGTGTGCCAGAGAAGTGCACTCGATCGATTCAGGTGAAAACTTAAAAGAACGACTGATCCAAATCAAACAAGATCCTTTCATGCCAATTAGAAGGGTGGGATTTCGTCTGGAAGCGAATGAATTTCCTGAATCTGAACAGGAAATATGGACCGAGGCTTTGCTTGACCACAATGCTTCAATTCGAGAACTGGCGCAGTTTCAATTACGAAAACTCGGTTTTTTGAATTCGGCACAAATCTATCGGGAAGCATTAAATATGCGACCAGATTATGTAGCAGCACTGGCCGGGTTGGGTGAAACTGGGGATTCATCAGACCTTCCAACCGTCCGTCTTTATCTCGATGCCAAGATTCCCTACCACAGAAGGACTGCTCTTCGAGCCTTTGCCAAACTTGGAGGTGTATCGGTCCTGGAGGAACTTATCGATAGGTTCCAGGATGACAGCCCTCAAGTTGTTCGAGAAGTGAAGCGACAGTTGCAGGAATATCTTCATATGATCGATGGGAGCCGATTATTGGCGATCATCAAGCAGGATTGCCGCCCTCATGTTCGAAAAAATGCGATTGAATTGATATTCGAGATGTCAAAATGGCGAAGTATTCCCTGGCTTATCAGATCATTGGATTGTGGAGACCGCTCTACTGAGGAACAGGCTGAAAATTTCATCGAAGCTTGGTTTTCGCCACCTCGTTGTAACAAAGTTTTTACTCGTCCTTCGGATTCGGAACAGCAAGCGATTGAACAAGCGATTAATAAAGTAGGATCGCAAATTGATAAAACGCTTTTCGAACAGTTGCATGATTGGTTGGAGAGTTGA
- a CDS encoding SH3 domain-containing protein, with the protein MCPARPRFCHSNTLRLLCSSICLVIGLSTNAFAGMQFPYEAQTNTADVAVHSGPGSRFYLTGALKKGEKVQVHRHDPGGWYMIVPPDGSYSLVRAEYVKKEGGGSGVVAENNVIVRVGSQLSDHHEVEQRRLMKGDKVRILGEEQIEDRGRVVSMFKVEPPRGEFRWVKGDYLIPVDSNLRKEHDTNPFAYPSNGIELEMKDPVERKPVDRYPVAEKKSAHFVVDSQEKAMRVDRPDEQWSHETGVVANNVDLKAIEKDRDILDALDHNFRHMIDQDISQWKLNDLRHDYQKLQKNTKIDAIASQVELRMQAMEKYQKLKAEFDELERLSQATDQRDAELASMKAETSIAALQNQSPFSESEQYAFGQPSDNFAFPSDETSFLPDLGPDPNGNNQPSNESMAFGGHTFQPSEQTAQLPQQEMASAPNGNLLSQNPTTEYPTPTPDPLFGNGVAPSQVAATPPPQYQMQQNQIPQNQPGYVGAGIVQRVPNWNGRSPQHALVTPQGQFLAYLQPQAGVNLDAYIGQSVGLQGGRQHIPTLGTDVITVTGLNAVQLNPQAPIYR; encoded by the coding sequence ATGTGCCCAGCACGTCCGCGATTCTGTCATTCCAACACCCTGCGGCTGCTTTGCAGTTCGATTTGTCTTGTGATTGGCCTCTCCACCAACGCCTTCGCTGGGATGCAATTCCCCTATGAGGCCCAAACCAACACCGCCGATGTCGCCGTCCACAGCGGCCCCGGCAGTCGGTTTTATCTCACTGGAGCCCTGAAAAAAGGCGAAAAAGTCCAGGTTCACCGCCACGATCCCGGCGGCTGGTACATGATTGTCCCCCCCGATGGGAGCTACAGTCTCGTCCGAGCCGAGTACGTCAAAAAAGAAGGCGGCGGCAGCGGCGTGGTTGCGGAAAATAACGTCATCGTCCGCGTCGGCAGCCAACTCAGCGATCATCACGAAGTCGAACAGCGTCGGCTCATGAAGGGCGACAAAGTTCGCATCCTCGGCGAAGAACAGATCGAAGATCGCGGCCGCGTCGTCAGCATGTTCAAAGTCGAACCCCCTCGCGGCGAGTTCCGCTGGGTCAAGGGCGACTACCTCATCCCGGTCGACAGCAACCTGCGAAAAGAACACGACACCAACCCCTTCGCCTACCCTTCCAACGGCATCGAACTCGAAATGAAAGATCCTGTCGAGCGCAAACCGGTCGACAGGTATCCGGTCGCTGAAAAGAAATCGGCTCATTTTGTGGTCGATTCCCAGGAAAAAGCGATGCGGGTCGATCGGCCTGATGAGCAGTGGTCGCATGAAACCGGCGTCGTCGCCAACAATGTCGACCTCAAAGCGATCGAAAAAGATCGCGATATCCTCGATGCCCTCGATCATAACTTCCGACACATGATTGATCAGGATATCTCTCAGTGGAAGCTCAACGATTTACGGCACGACTACCAGAAACTGCAGAAAAACACGAAAATCGATGCCATCGCCAGCCAGGTCGAATTGCGAATGCAGGCGATGGAAAAGTATCAAAAACTCAAAGCTGAATTCGATGAACTCGAACGATTGTCCCAGGCCACCGATCAGCGCGATGCCGAACTCGCCTCGATGAAAGCCGAGACCTCCATCGCCGCTCTGCAGAATCAGTCTCCATTCTCAGAATCAGAACAATACGCGTTCGGCCAGCCAAGTGATAATTTTGCCTTCCCGTCCGACGAAACAAGCTTCCTGCCCGATCTCGGCCCTGATCCCAACGGAAATAACCAACCATCCAACGAATCCATGGCCTTTGGCGGTCACACCTTCCAGCCATCGGAACAGACCGCCCAGCTTCCTCAGCAGGAAATGGCATCGGCTCCGAATGGCAACCTTTTAAGTCAAAACCCGACAACCGAATACCCCACTCCAACTCCCGATCCCCTCTTCGGAAACGGAGTCGCACCGTCACAAGTTGCAGCTACACCACCCCCTCAATATCAGATGCAGCAAAATCAAATCCCGCAAAACCAACCCGGTTACGTCGGAGCAGGCATCGTCCAGAGAGTTCCCAACTGGAACGGCCGCAGCCCTCAACATGCACTCGTCACTCCGCAAGGACAATTCCTGGCCTATCTGCAGCCGCAGGCGGGTGTCAATCTGGATGCCTACATCGGACAATCGGTCGGCTTGCAAGGCGGACGTCAACACATACCGACTCTCGGAACCGACGTCATCACTGTCACCGGACTCAACGCCGTCCAACTCAACCCCCAGGCTCCCATTTACCGATAA
- a CDS encoding IS30 family transposase encodes MSHTHLTAEERDSIAHMHALGHSRIEIARELSRDPSTISRELRRNSDATGKYFAGKADRKARRRRQLCKLPWKLNHAPLKEFLLDKLSLKWSPEQIAGQLLRLHPREARMRISIETIYAWIKANKKQGGNIYRQLRQSRKKRRKRYGTGISRRCDPTKKPMDQRPVSARNRSRIGHWESDTIEGQKGTGYIVTHVERKTGYLVASYLPDKKASTLNAASVFAFEGLPSSLIRTLTTDNGSEFSGHRELEQALHCAIYFAPARQPWQRGQNENTNGLLRQYFLKGSDFRKLKAEDIQAAVMELNNRPRKKYQFKSPHELFEPKTRAFQN; translated from the coding sequence ATGTCACACACGCATCTTACTGCTGAGGAACGTGATTCCATAGCGCACATGCACGCCCTGGGACACTCTCGAATAGAAATTGCGCGCGAGTTATCCCGAGACCCCAGCACGATCTCCCGAGAACTGCGGCGGAATTCGGATGCGACCGGGAAGTATTTCGCCGGGAAAGCCGACCGCAAAGCGCGACGGCGTCGACAACTCTGCAAACTCCCCTGGAAACTCAACCACGCTCCGCTCAAAGAATTCCTGCTCGATAAGTTGTCTCTCAAGTGGTCGCCGGAACAGATTGCAGGTCAACTCTTGCGACTGCATCCTCGGGAGGCCAGAATGCGAATATCCATTGAGACGATTTACGCCTGGATCAAAGCAAACAAAAAGCAGGGCGGCAACATCTACAGGCAGCTGCGTCAATCGAGAAAGAAACGCCGCAAACGCTACGGCACAGGGATCTCCAGACGATGCGACCCGACCAAAAAGCCAATGGATCAGCGACCGGTTTCTGCACGCAATCGTTCGCGGATCGGGCACTGGGAATCGGATACCATCGAGGGTCAAAAGGGGACCGGCTACATTGTCACGCATGTCGAACGCAAGACCGGCTATCTTGTGGCGAGCTATCTGCCGGACAAGAAAGCATCGACGTTGAACGCGGCTTCGGTGTTTGCGTTTGAGGGGTTGCCATCGTCATTGATTCGAACTTTGACGACGGACAACGGGAGTGAGTTTTCGGGTCATCGAGAGTTGGAGCAAGCCCTGCATTGTGCGATCTATTTTGCTCCGGCTCGCCAGCCGTGGCAACGCGGCCAGAATGAGAACACCAACGGGCTTCTGCGGCAATACTTCCTGAAGGGGAGCGATTTCCGTAAACTGAAAGCCGAGGATATTCAAGCGGCTGTGATGGAGTTGAACAACCGGCCTCGCAAAAAGTACCAATTCAAATCACCACACGAACTGTTCGAACCCAAAACCCGTGCATTTCAAAATTGA
- a CDS encoding serine/threonine protein kinase → MLITAEGAISTDKRLSSILKSNSSPGESSISKSPKRIGRFEILKKLGAGGFGIVYLAFDSVLDREVALKLPHNELLQNSKSAKRFLREAKTSARLTHPNIVQVYDAGQVEDNFFIASRFVKGVSLDEYVSQRGALEAGEAAAIVRKLAEAVHYAHSCGIIHRDIKPHNIMIDEQGEPYLMDFGLARFETDEDKITKAGALIGTPAYMSPEQASPKNSEEVGPLSDQYSLGAVLYELLTGQAPFSGPVEVVLYNVISVEPEPIAKLATHIPLDLQTICAKAMCKEAGQRFENCQEFTDDLERLLDDRPITARRVGKLEKAFRWLKRNPLVGGLTIAVLLVTTIGFIISSSLLHYSLSQKEAAEDALEKVIQEQENTEQQRQIAALETKRAEEQAERVSILSSEQQVLSYRSFIRQAYKSLQEGDLQYANNLLRQCREDLRKWEWYFLINLLNQKEETPVIRFSPDRVERYNTGINLFEFGNTSDLIYALQGYTGNLYSASTDRINTINKLATIEFDWSKVNPNNNIYTQRNYPSNIFLSSYYSPNTHKLYLMCNNVVSRPGSGPYNENAMPLIVYDFNGKGYDYVFLEGSVRLIGNAVLVDEENGVIDIWSGSIEKRSRGPMASVNIKDLSKTPYEEGGIEGVPLYSSDTHKPYFIEAHTDGNVETLIVHRGISAFNDTYELSVEVPGRVLCAAISDKNQILYLGTIEGTIFKYRLATTEHEKHRALERWPDAHFDDVLEVALSADGTRMGWIQF, encoded by the coding sequence ATGCTGATCACTGCAGAAGGCGCAATTTCCACTGACAAACGCCTATCTAGTATTTTGAAATCGAATTCGTCACCCGGCGAATCTTCCATCTCCAAATCACCAAAGAGAATCGGTCGCTTTGAGATTCTCAAGAAGCTGGGAGCAGGTGGATTTGGGATTGTATATCTGGCTTTCGATTCGGTTCTAGATCGAGAAGTTGCACTGAAATTACCTCACAATGAGTTACTGCAGAATTCAAAATCCGCAAAACGTTTTTTGAGAGAAGCGAAAACTTCAGCTCGATTAACGCATCCGAATATTGTGCAGGTTTATGATGCAGGCCAGGTGGAGGATAATTTCTTTATCGCTTCACGCTTTGTGAAGGGAGTTTCTCTTGACGAGTATGTCAGCCAGAGAGGAGCACTGGAGGCAGGAGAGGCAGCTGCGATCGTCAGAAAACTCGCTGAAGCGGTTCATTATGCTCACTCATGCGGAATTATTCATCGGGATATCAAACCTCACAACATCATGATCGATGAGCAGGGAGAGCCCTATTTGATGGATTTTGGTCTGGCCCGCTTCGAAACCGACGAAGATAAAATCACAAAGGCAGGAGCATTGATTGGTACGCCAGCCTATATGTCACCAGAGCAGGCGAGTCCGAAAAATTCAGAAGAGGTCGGACCGCTTTCAGATCAATATAGTCTGGGGGCAGTCCTCTATGAGTTATTAACAGGCCAAGCCCCTTTTTCCGGACCTGTGGAAGTTGTGCTCTACAATGTGATATCAGTAGAACCGGAGCCGATAGCAAAACTGGCTACTCATATCCCATTGGATTTGCAGACCATCTGTGCCAAGGCAATGTGTAAGGAGGCGGGCCAACGCTTCGAGAACTGTCAGGAATTTACTGATGATTTGGAGCGACTACTGGATGATCGTCCCATAACTGCCAGACGGGTTGGAAAATTGGAAAAAGCTTTCCGCTGGTTAAAACGTAACCCGCTTGTGGGAGGATTAACAATTGCCGTGCTACTCGTGACCACCATTGGTTTCATTATCTCAAGCTCTCTATTGCATTACTCATTATCTCAAAAAGAAGCTGCTGAAGACGCATTGGAGAAAGTAATCCAGGAGCAGGAGAACACAGAACAGCAAAGGCAAATAGCGGCTTTGGAAACAAAAAGAGCTGAGGAACAAGCAGAACGTGTGAGCATATTATCTAGTGAACAGCAAGTACTTAGCTACCGTAGTTTTATCCGGCAAGCTTACAAGAGTTTGCAGGAAGGTGACCTTCAGTATGCAAATAATTTGCTCAGGCAATGTCGGGAGGATTTGAGAAAATGGGAATGGTATTTTCTCATCAATCTACTCAATCAAAAAGAAGAGACACCTGTAATTCGTTTTTCTCCTGATCGTGTTGAGCGTTATAATACTGGAATCAACCTATTTGAATTTGGGAATACTAGTGATTTAATATATGCGCTACAGGGATACACAGGGAATTTATATTCTGCGTCAACAGATCGTATAAACACAATTAATAAATTGGCAACAATTGAATTTGATTGGTCAAAAGTAAATCCAAACAATAATATTTATACTCAAAGAAATTACCCTTCTAATATTTTTCTTTCTTCTTATTATAGCCCGAATACACATAAATTGTATCTCATGTGTAACAATGTGGTGTCTCGGCCTGGAAGTGGTCCTTACAATGAAAATGCAATGCCGTTAATTGTATATGATTTCAATGGGAAAGGGTATGATTATGTGTTTTTAGAGGGGAGTGTGAGGTTAATTGGGAATGCAGTTCTCGTCGATGAAGAAAATGGAGTTATTGATATTTGGAGTGGGTCAATTGAAAAACGCTCCCGGGGACCAATGGCTTCTGTGAACATAAAAGATCTATCGAAGACACCTTATGAAGAGGGGGGGATTGAGGGTGTGCCTCTTTATTCTTCTGATACCCATAAGCCATATTTTATTGAGGCGCATACTGATGGAAATGTCGAGACCTTAATTGTTCATCGTGGAATCTCAGCGTTCAACGACACTTATGAGTTAAGTGTAGAGGTACCAGGCCGAGTGTTATGTGCTGCTATTTCTGATAAGAACCAAATATTGTATCTTGGGACTATTGAAGGGACTATTTTTAAGTACAGACTCGCGACTACAGAGCACGAAAAGCATAGAGCGCTAGAGCGATGGCCTGATGCGCATTTCGACGATGTTCTAGAGGTGGCTTTGTCTGCAGATGGCACAAGGATGGGGTGGATTCAATTTTGA
- a CDS encoding protein kinase domain-containing protein produces MNDSIELHIEEGPLMGKAFQIEQHDILICGRSKKDCHIALPKDGYISRHHFLMEVNPPLVQIRDLGSRNGTYINGVKYGGRTKGESIAEAAAKTYATVELQNGDRLRVGKTVIHVTINTAPKIVQPEKVHSDTVKMKFASCSTCGIQIPVMAAEMVSAGQFQCESCQAIKAQRFDEIRSQITSDRSDENAVFPQVSGFQINERLGKGGMGEVYLATSLENCSPVAIKTFHTMQENLKSKSIAQEFVRECEILDSLRHPNIVQFYDVGMESSFIYCVMEYCNHGSLDNYHSENKDFSSPVNMAEIFIELLDALHYAHQSGYIHRDIKPENILIQKEQNKAVPKLSDFGLSKNYQTAGFSGLTVTGSFSGTLDYMPREQLTNYKYLNPVSDLWSLAASYYYLVTGCYPRPRNEGDDPLEIILTKDAIPIREKSLSVPSAIAEVIDKALATQPEDRYQDASEMLDALTQAIQ; encoded by the coding sequence ATGAACGATTCCATAGAACTGCACATTGAAGAAGGGCCTTTGATGGGAAAGGCTTTCCAGATTGAGCAACACGACATTCTTATCTGCGGACGCAGTAAAAAAGACTGCCACATTGCATTACCCAAAGATGGTTACATCTCACGGCATCATTTCTTGATGGAAGTAAATCCTCCTTTGGTGCAGATTCGAGATCTGGGAAGCAGAAATGGAACTTATATCAATGGAGTGAAATACGGAGGTCGAACAAAAGGGGAGTCAATTGCTGAGGCAGCGGCAAAAACCTACGCCACTGTGGAATTACAGAATGGGGATCGCTTACGGGTCGGAAAAACGGTCATCCATGTCACGATTAATACTGCTCCGAAAATAGTGCAGCCAGAAAAAGTTCACTCAGATACGGTGAAAATGAAGTTTGCAAGCTGTTCCACTTGCGGTATTCAAATCCCTGTGATGGCTGCTGAAATGGTATCTGCTGGTCAGTTCCAGTGTGAAAGCTGTCAGGCAATAAAAGCACAACGTTTTGACGAGATCAGAAGCCAGATCACTTCCGATCGCTCTGATGAAAATGCGGTGTTCCCTCAAGTCAGTGGTTTCCAGATTAATGAACGATTGGGAAAAGGAGGCATGGGAGAAGTCTACCTGGCCACCAGCCTGGAGAACTGTAGTCCTGTTGCCATTAAAACATTTCACACGATGCAGGAGAATCTTAAATCGAAATCCATTGCCCAGGAGTTTGTTCGTGAGTGTGAAATCCTGGACAGCCTACGTCATCCAAACATCGTCCAGTTTTATGACGTCGGTATGGAGAGCTCATTCATTTATTGTGTGATGGAATACTGCAACCATGGAAGTTTGGACAATTATCATTCAGAGAATAAAGATTTCTCGTCTCCAGTAAACATGGCCGAGATATTCATCGAACTGCTGGATGCCCTGCATTACGCCCACCAGAGTGGGTATATCCATCGAGACATTAAGCCTGAGAACATTCTGATACAAAAGGAACAAAACAAGGCGGTTCCCAAATTGAGCGACTTTGGGCTTTCTAAAAACTACCAGACGGCCGGATTTTCCGGGTTAACTGTGACAGGATCTTTCTCAGGAACACTCGATTATATGCCGAGGGAGCAGCTGACTAATTACAAGTACCTGAATCCCGTTAGTGACTTATGGAGTTTGGCAGCCAGTTATTATTATCTGGTCACAGGGTGTTACCCTCGGCCCAGAAACGAGGGAGACGACCCTCTGGAAATCATTCTTACCAAAGATGCGATTCCCATCCGCGAGAAATCATTAAGTGTGCCATCAGCCATTGCAGAGGTCATTGACAAAGCTTTAGCAACTCAACCCGAGGATCGCTATCAGGATGCCTCCGAAATGCTGGATGCTTTGACTCAAGCAATTCAATAA
- a CDS encoding peptidase MA family metallohydrolase — translation MEARVFAARVTLTVCAGLFANQLQLQAASYRTANFVVEAPTQQFAERVGQEAERFRKELSEMWAGKNLPNWSAPCPIRCKVGQIGAGGATTFNFQNGEVLGWRMNIQGTEERILDSVLPHEITHTILACIFRRPLPRWADEGMSTLIEHESERRRQTRLLDDVMRGGKKIPLQSLLGMTEYPSDMRDVMKLYAQGYSLTDYLVQQGGRRTFLAFLQDAHRKGNWDHALSAHYGVNSVGQLEQKWDSWVIAGSPSLNLPEGNQLALNENRIPEGTVVRGQSPDLNAPATSAPSPIVSQNVATNSAPERNHQMAQLDSAPAYNATNRTAQPAREETTMAGSYQTSRSRSELTQPIYVRTVNHAGTIADRKDRSPLVLTREGFTAPQTPLRSFDTVNPFGGIGKSDPFTP, via the coding sequence ATGGAAGCTCGTGTATTTGCCGCTCGCGTTACGCTCACTGTTTGTGCCGGACTGTTCGCGAATCAGTTGCAACTCCAGGCCGCATCCTATCGGACTGCGAATTTTGTGGTCGAAGCACCAACCCAGCAATTTGCAGAACGGGTAGGACAGGAAGCCGAGCGTTTCCGAAAAGAACTCTCGGAAATGTGGGCTGGCAAGAACCTGCCAAACTGGTCTGCTCCCTGCCCGATTCGCTGTAAAGTTGGACAAATTGGAGCGGGCGGAGCCACGACATTCAATTTCCAGAACGGCGAAGTGCTCGGCTGGCGGATGAATATTCAGGGCACCGAAGAGCGGATTCTCGATTCCGTTCTACCTCACGAAATTACTCACACCATTCTGGCCTGTATTTTCCGACGTCCCCTACCCCGCTGGGCCGATGAAGGCATGTCGACTCTGATCGAACACGAATCCGAACGCCGTCGTCAGACACGCTTGCTTGACGATGTGATGCGGGGCGGCAAGAAAATTCCTCTGCAGTCACTCCTCGGCATGACCGAATATCCTTCTGACATGCGGGATGTGATGAAACTGTATGCTCAAGGATACTCACTGACTGACTATCTGGTTCAGCAGGGTGGCCGTCGTACTTTCCTGGCGTTCCTGCAGGATGCTCATCGCAAAGGAAACTGGGATCATGCCTTGAGTGCTCATTATGGGGTGAACTCCGTCGGACAACTCGAACAGAAGTGGGACAGCTGGGTGATTGCCGGCAGCCCTTCATTGAACCTGCCTGAAGGTAATCAACTGGCATTGAATGAAAATCGAATCCCGGAAGGAACCGTTGTTCGTGGACAATCACCTGACCTGAATGCCCCTGCAACCTCGGCTCCAAGCCCGATTGTCTCTCAGAATGTCGCGACCAATTCTGCTCCTGAACGCAATCATCAAATGGCCCAACTCGATTCCGCCCCGGCTTACAACGCCACAAACCGGACTGCTCAACCGGCTCGTGAAGAGACCACCATGGCCGGAAGCTATCAAACTTCCCGCTCACGCAGTGAACTCACCCAGCCAATTTATGTACGAACCGTCAACCACGCCGGCACCATCGCCGACCGCAAAGACCGTAGCCCACTCGTGTTGACGCGTGAAGGCTTCACCGCTCCGCAGACGCCACTGCGTTCATTTGACACGGTGAATCCATTCGGGGGAATTGGAAAGTCGGATCCGTTCACACCGTAA
- a CDS encoding DUF7716 domain-containing protein — protein sequence MDEIMRLSDVLDVAGEFQWSDALYLPINTAFTLNTPAIVYDPDDVVDDGQETPVFPSENGMVYVLGINTVQEILSNLNQQKPECTADDKLKALNHYVLNDAFICLN from the coding sequence ATGGACGAAATTATGAGGCTTTCGGATGTGTTAGATGTTGCGGGTGAGTTTCAATGGAGCGATGCATTATACTTACCTATAAATACTGCGTTTACTTTGAATACACCCGCAATCGTTTACGATCCAGATGATGTGGTTGATGACGGTCAAGAAACACCTGTATTTCCCTCTGAAAACGGTATGGTTTATGTGCTTGGAATTAATACGGTTCAAGAAATTTTATCTAATTTAAACCAGCAGAAACCTGAGTGTACGGCTGACGATAAACTTAAAGCACTGAATCACTATGTCCTAAATGATGCATTTATCTGCTTGAACTAA